The following are encoded together in the uncultured Sphaerochaeta sp. genome:
- the cas5c gene encoding type I-C CRISPR-associated protein Cas5c — translation MKDWILEIWGDYACFTRPEMKVERVSYDIITPSAARGILEAIFWKPAIKWHISQIEILNPIRFTPIRRNELGNIISLPSKAQMEGPYEDAMGINIEENRQQRASLILRDVRYRVHAWFEYICPEDREDGRISDDESPGKYAAMFERRARNGQCFHRPYLGCREFACFFRLVEDKDDSVIQPIQEDRDLGWMLYDMDFSNPKDIQAQFFHAVMQQGIVNSDRRVVEVRQ, via the coding sequence ATGAAAGACTGGATATTAGAGATATGGGGAGATTATGCATGTTTCACTCGGCCAGAAATGAAAGTGGAGAGAGTGAGTTATGACATTATTACCCCTTCCGCAGCTAGGGGGATTTTAGAAGCCATTTTTTGGAAACCTGCAATCAAATGGCACATTTCTCAGATAGAGATACTTAATCCAATAAGATTTACTCCAATAAGGCGAAATGAACTAGGGAATATTATTTCGCTACCTTCAAAAGCCCAAATGGAAGGACCTTATGAAGATGCAATGGGTATAAATATTGAAGAGAATCGTCAGCAAAGAGCAAGCTTGATTCTCAGAGATGTGCGATATCGGGTGCATGCTTGGTTTGAATATATTTGTCCTGAGGATCGTGAAGATGGGCGCATATCTGATGATGAGAGTCCAGGGAAATATGCGGCTATGTTCGAGAGACGTGCAAGAAATGGGCAATGTTTTCATCGTCCATACTTGGGGTGCCGAGAATTTGCTTGTTTTTTCAGGTTAGTTGAAGATAAGGATGACTCTGTAATTCAGCCTATTCAAGAGGATCGAGACCTCGGATGGATGCTTTATGATATGGATTTTTCCAATCCCAAGGATATCCAGGCACAATTTTTCCATGCTGTGATGCAACAAGGTATTGTCAATTCCGATAGGAGAGTTGTGGAGGTCCGCCAATGA
- a CDS encoding CRISPR-associated endonuclease Cas3'' has protein sequence MDAYEEIAHVKQDIDGAWSQPQSLRDHLKGTAFLSSHFAEAFSSPSWGRIAGLSHDLGKSTARWQRYIREKSGYGAEEAGTGEHRVDHSSPSALLVEQLYPIHIGRILSYIIAGHHTGLPDWQGSTASLQFRLQQAESSASEIPDAYKEIVKTVPPGQCPWLFNPNGLDFSLWIRMLFSSLVDADFLDTERYMINSSFNLRGNFSSIEQLLPRFNKYMSKLREDVSTNGLSLVNQMRQKVFSDCRNAATLSPGFFSLTVPTGGGKTLSSLGFALEHAKQYDKKRIIYVIPYTSIIEQTADVFRRVLGDDEVIEHHSNFDTDFTSKEIRLASENWDAPVVVTTNVQFLESLFAARPGRCRKLHNIVESVVIFDEAQLLPTDYLIPVLESLKQLVAHYKTSIVFCTATQPAFNKTPKFPSFPGFEKGLVREIVRDVPALYKALQRVEIESCDPLDVIAWSNLATILSTYDKVLCIVSDRKSCRELYNAMPPGAIHLSALMCPQHRSNVIAQIKQDLKTNKPVRVISTQLVEAGVDIDFPVVYRALAGMDSIAQAAGRCNREGRLVGTLGKVVLFTPPRKPPVGILRKATEITCSFLKRETIDFLDPSSYEKYFTELYWKSNSLDSKDIMSLLKPEMRTLEIFFRTASEAFKLIDDSNTESILIPYADGKHIIEKFKYINIDENNSARGLFRKLQRYSVTIYKNQFQALLARGSLIEVYPKVYALQCDAEYEETVGLLIDELPNDPMTYIG, from the coding sequence ATGGATGCATATGAAGAGATTGCTCATGTAAAACAAGATATTGATGGGGCTTGGTCTCAGCCTCAATCCTTACGTGATCATCTTAAAGGCACTGCTTTTTTATCATCTCATTTTGCTGAAGCTTTCTCATCGCCTTCTTGGGGAAGAATTGCCGGACTTTCCCATGATTTAGGGAAAAGTACAGCAAGGTGGCAAAGATATATTAGAGAAAAGAGCGGGTACGGAGCCGAAGAAGCCGGCACTGGAGAGCATAGGGTTGACCATTCATCACCTAGTGCATTATTGGTAGAACAATTATATCCAATCCATATCGGGAGAATACTTTCCTATATAATTGCAGGACATCATACGGGGCTTCCTGATTGGCAAGGGTCAACCGCCTCATTGCAATTTCGACTTCAACAAGCCGAGTCTTCTGCTTCAGAAATACCTGATGCATATAAGGAAATAGTGAAAACTGTTCCTCCTGGACAATGTCCTTGGTTGTTTAATCCTAATGGGTTGGATTTCTCGCTCTGGATACGTATGCTCTTTTCTAGCTTGGTTGATGCAGATTTTCTTGATACAGAACGATATATGATCAACTCATCCTTCAACCTTAGGGGAAATTTTTCTTCCATTGAGCAGTTGTTGCCTCGTTTTAATAAGTATATGTCCAAATTGCGCGAAGATGTTTCAACAAATGGTTTGTCTCTGGTCAATCAAATGCGTCAAAAAGTATTCTCGGACTGCAGAAATGCAGCAACACTGTCACCTGGTTTTTTCTCCTTGACCGTTCCTACTGGTGGAGGGAAAACCTTGTCTAGTCTAGGATTCGCGTTGGAACATGCCAAACAGTACGATAAGAAGCGAATAATTTATGTGATTCCTTATACCAGTATTATTGAGCAGACAGCAGATGTTTTTCGTAGAGTATTAGGGGATGATGAAGTAATCGAACATCATTCAAATTTTGATACAGATTTTACTTCAAAAGAAATACGTCTTGCCTCGGAAAATTGGGATGCTCCTGTTGTAGTAACAACAAATGTTCAATTTCTCGAATCGTTATTTGCTGCTCGCCCCGGACGCTGTCGGAAACTGCATAATATTGTTGAAAGTGTTGTTATCTTTGATGAAGCTCAACTACTGCCTACTGATTACTTAATTCCAGTCTTAGAAAGCTTAAAGCAATTGGTTGCTCACTACAAAACTAGTATAGTATTTTGCACTGCTACTCAACCAGCTTTTAATAAAACCCCAAAATTTCCTTCTTTTCCAGGGTTTGAGAAAGGATTGGTGAGAGAAATTGTTCGTGATGTTCCAGCTTTATATAAAGCGTTGCAAAGAGTTGAGATTGAGTCCTGTGATCCTCTAGATGTTATCGCTTGGAGTAATCTTGCAACTATACTCTCAACTTATGATAAAGTCTTATGTATTGTATCTGACCGAAAGAGTTGTAGAGAGCTTTATAATGCGATGCCTCCTGGTGCTATCCATCTATCTGCTTTAATGTGCCCTCAACATAGAAGTAATGTGATAGCTCAAATTAAGCAAGATCTCAAGACTAACAAACCTGTGAGGGTAATAAGTACTCAGTTGGTTGAAGCTGGAGTGGATATTGATTTCCCAGTAGTGTATAGGGCTCTTGCAGGTATGGATTCTATAGCACAAGCAGCTGGACGGTGTAATAGGGAAGGAAGGCTTGTCGGAACTCTTGGGAAAGTCGTTCTGTTTACTCCTCCCAGAAAACCTCCTGTTGGAATATTAAGAAAGGCAACAGAAATAACCTGCTCATTCTTGAAACGTGAGACTATAGATTTCCTTGATCCTTCGTCTTATGAAAAATATTTTACAGAACTGTATTGGAAATCAAATTCTCTGGATAGTAAAGATATAATGAGTTTGCTTAAACCAGAAATGAGAACGTTGGAGATTTTCTTCCGTACAGCTTCTGAAGCTTTCAAATTGATTGATGATAGTAATACAGAGTCAATTTTAATTCCCTATGCCGATGGCAAACATATCATCGAAAAATTCAAGTATATCAATATCGACGAGAACAATTCAGCAAGAGGATTGTTTCGGAAACTACAACGGTATTCGGTAACAATTTACAAAAATCAATTTCAAGCATTGTTGGCCCGAGGGTCATTAATTGAAGTGTATCCAAAAGTATACGCACTACAGTGTGATGCAGAATACGAAGAAACAGTTGGGTTACTTATAGATGAATTACCTAATGATCCGATGACATATATTGGGTAA
- a CDS encoding flavodoxin has product MNTIAVVFYSLEGHTKYLAERLAERLDADLFPIHPKKPYPAKGFCKFYRAGRDASLKWNIALQPPIPELKNYDAVVLCSPIWAETTSAPMYSFLKQSDLASKELFFIATCSGGPAKRCFQRMRKTAKGAVVLGEERFVHPSEETVERDEAQIESICKVLEDQNLSS; this is encoded by the coding sequence ATGAATACTATAGCTGTTGTTTTTTACTCACTGGAAGGTCATACAAAGTACCTGGCGGAGCGTCTTGCTGAAAGGCTGGATGCCGACCTTTTTCCGATTCATCCCAAAAAACCATATCCTGCCAAAGGATTCTGTAAGTTCTATCGTGCAGGTAGGGATGCCAGTCTCAAATGGAATATTGCCTTGCAACCACCGATTCCAGAACTTAAGAACTACGATGCGGTGGTTCTCTGTTCGCCAATCTGGGCAGAGACAACCAGCGCTCCAATGTACTCCTTTCTCAAACAGTCCGATCTTGCTTCCAAGGAGCTTTTCTTCATTGCCACCTGTAGCGGAGGACCAGCAAAACGATGCTTCCAAAGAATGCGAAAAACCGCCAAAGGGGCTGTTGTTCTAGGTGAAGAGCGATTTGTGCATCCAAGTGAAGAAACTGTAGAGCGTGATGAAGCACAGATTGAATCGATTTGTAAGGTTTTAGAAGATCAGAACTTGTCCAGCTAA
- the infC gene encoding translation initiation factor IF-3, whose translation MATKDLRINKQIRAREVFVIDADGNQKGIMSVYDAVAFADEQGLDLVEVSPNARPPVCKILDYGKYRYEQEKRMREAKKNQNIIKMKEIRMQPKIERHDLETKSKFIGDFLDEGNKVKVSIRFRGRELAHTELGKVVLDKILAQLTENGVGYNLDRGAMMEGRMMSMIVSPSKSASGSGKKKN comes from the coding sequence TTGGCTACAAAGGATTTGAGGATCAACAAACAGATCCGTGCACGAGAAGTATTCGTCATTGATGCAGATGGCAATCAAAAAGGTATCATGAGCGTCTATGACGCTGTCGCATTTGCAGATGAACAGGGATTGGACTTGGTAGAGGTTTCTCCAAATGCAAGACCACCGGTTTGCAAGATTCTTGATTATGGTAAGTATCGCTATGAGCAAGAAAAGCGCATGAGAGAAGCCAAAAAGAACCAGAACATCATCAAGATGAAGGAAATCCGGATGCAGCCCAAGATCGAAAGACACGATCTTGAGACCAAATCAAAGTTCATCGGTGACTTCCTCGACGAAGGGAACAAGGTCAAGGTAAGCATACGCTTCCGTGGCCGTGAACTTGCCCATACTGAATTGGGTAAGGTTGTCCTGGACAAGATACTTGCCCAGCTCACCGAAAATGGTGTAGGGTACAACCTTGACCGAGGAGCAATGATGGAAGGAAGAATGATGAGCATGATTGTCAGTCCCTCCAAGAGTGCTTCTGGATCGGGCAAGAAAAAGAATTAG
- a CDS encoding class II fructose-bisphosphate aldolase, translated as MTSYKELGLVNTKDMFAKAIKGGYAIPAYNFNNMEQLQAIIQACVETKSPVILQVSKGARDYANINLLRNMARGAGEYAQELGCEIPIVLHLDHGDSFETCKECIDNGFSSVMIDGSHLPYEENIAVTKKVVEYAHERGVTVEGELGVLAGIEDDVVAEVSHYTKPEEVVDFVNRTGCDSLAISIGTSHGANKFEPSQCTKNEEGVLIPPPLRFDILEEIEELLPGFPIVLHGSSSVPMQYVNMILQYGGQLKDSVGIPEEQLRKAAKSAVCKINIDSDGRLAMTALIRKTMAEKPGEFDPRKYLGPARDELKKMYMHKNINVLGSANHA; from the coding sequence ATGACATCCTATAAGGAACTTGGTCTGGTAAATACCAAAGACATGTTCGCAAAGGCTATCAAAGGTGGGTATGCAATTCCTGCCTACAATTTCAACAACATGGAACAACTTCAAGCAATTATTCAGGCTTGTGTTGAGACCAAATCCCCAGTAATTCTACAGGTTTCCAAAGGCGCTCGAGACTACGCCAATATCAATCTGCTGAGAAACATGGCCCGCGGTGCTGGCGAATATGCCCAGGAACTCGGCTGTGAGATCCCCATTGTTCTGCACCTTGACCACGGCGACAGCTTTGAAACCTGCAAGGAATGTATCGACAATGGATTCTCCTCTGTCATGATTGATGGTTCTCACCTCCCCTATGAAGAGAATATTGCAGTCACCAAGAAAGTGGTAGAGTATGCACACGAACGTGGCGTAACAGTTGAAGGTGAACTTGGCGTACTCGCCGGCATTGAAGATGATGTCGTTGCTGAGGTAAGCCACTACACAAAGCCCGAGGAAGTTGTGGACTTTGTCAACCGTACCGGTTGTGACTCCCTTGCTATCTCCATCGGAACAAGCCACGGCGCAAACAAGTTTGAGCCCAGCCAGTGCACGAAAAACGAGGAAGGCGTTCTTATTCCACCTCCGCTTCGCTTCGACATCCTTGAAGAGATCGAAGAACTGCTTCCTGGATTCCCCATTGTCCTCCACGGCTCTTCCTCTGTTCCTATGCAGTATGTAAACATGATTCTGCAGTACGGTGGGCAACTCAAGGACAGCGTTGGTATTCCTGAGGAACAGCTTCGCAAGGCAGCAAAGAGTGCTGTATGCAAGATTAACATCGACAGCGATGGAAGACTTGCAATGACCGCTCTCATCCGCAAGACCATGGCAGAGAAACCCGGAGAGTTCGATCCCCGCAAATATCTCGGACCTGCTCGTGATGAGCTGAAAAAGATGTATATGCACAAGAACATCAACGTGCTTGGTTCTGCCAATCACGCATAA
- a CDS encoding FAD-dependent oxidoreductase: MNFEVLVVGGGLSGLSAASLLAKRGLKVAVVDKATHPGGSCGAFRRDDTLFDQGSSMLFGWGEKGFNAHRFLFNCLEEPIDIIQHELLYCIHFGDTKVRFFPNIELFIEELVPLFPDEEHNLRRFYHDMEKLYTHVMVENPSYTTPDEVDRKAALKSMRQHPISYIRFLSYLNKSAKSLLSKYFSNPRIFNFFDKLTSTYCYTTVAESPAILSSVMFVDNHVGGSYYPAGSTLFLTGKLEKVIEEHGGTMINKTEVNAFTTAQNRITGVVLSNGSTITANQIIYSGTVWNLYGKLLPVKDTTKIRRTWAEKQVPTYPSVALYLLVDKEAIDEGTIAVEMLIGNIDVLDEAEVTVYIPSVDDKTICPKGTHVVMAIGPSFADWSPLDEDSYKQRKDEEIERLLTVLEKRWPLIRNHVRHVELATPKTIERYTLKNGGAVAGPKQMLGNHMFKRLHIQTEFSNLFCCGESTVMGTGTPTVTTSGIAAANAVLKQRSLEPFVYDKTRKEYVRLIDPPFTRDLLFAEDSQELRDIRLTARRCLYCEHPSCSEGTDLDVPGIMRRVTVGNYKGAKRILGSAHMDTYKVLEASCIREEPVDIDTVCSYLKTIT; this comes from the coding sequence ATGAACTTTGAGGTACTGGTAGTCGGGGGTGGGCTCAGTGGCTTGAGCGCTGCTTCCTTGCTTGCAAAGCGGGGATTGAAGGTTGCTGTTGTTGACAAAGCCACCCACCCCGGAGGGAGCTGTGGTGCCTTCCGACGCGATGACACCCTCTTCGACCAAGGGTCGTCCATGCTCTTTGGCTGGGGAGAGAAGGGTTTCAACGCCCACCGCTTCCTCTTTAACTGCCTGGAAGAACCCATAGATATCATCCAGCATGAATTGCTTTACTGTATCCATTTTGGCGATACCAAGGTGAGATTCTTTCCCAACATCGAACTATTCATTGAAGAGCTGGTTCCGCTCTTTCCCGATGAAGAACACAATCTACGAAGATTTTATCATGATATGGAGAAACTCTACACGCATGTAATGGTGGAGAATCCTTCCTATACCACCCCAGACGAAGTGGACAGGAAAGCAGCATTAAAATCGATGCGTCAACACCCAATCTCCTATATCAGGTTCCTCTCATACTTGAACAAGAGTGCGAAATCATTGCTCTCCAAGTATTTTTCCAATCCAAGGATTTTCAATTTCTTCGACAAACTTACCAGTACCTACTGCTACACCACGGTAGCAGAGTCCCCTGCCATTCTCTCATCGGTAATGTTTGTGGATAATCATGTGGGAGGTAGTTATTATCCAGCTGGATCCACGCTCTTCTTAACAGGAAAGCTAGAGAAGGTCATCGAAGAGCATGGGGGAACGATGATCAACAAAACAGAGGTGAATGCGTTTACCACAGCACAAAACCGTATAACTGGAGTTGTTCTTTCAAATGGATCCACCATAACCGCAAATCAAATTATCTATAGTGGAACTGTATGGAATCTGTATGGAAAACTATTGCCTGTAAAAGACACAACTAAAATAAGAAGAACGTGGGCAGAAAAACAGGTGCCTACCTACCCAAGTGTTGCCTTGTATCTTTTGGTAGATAAGGAAGCCATCGATGAAGGGACCATTGCTGTAGAGATGCTGATCGGGAACATTGATGTGTTGGATGAAGCAGAAGTGACTGTCTATATCCCAAGTGTGGATGACAAGACCATTTGTCCTAAGGGCACACACGTGGTGATGGCAATCGGCCCATCGTTTGCCGATTGGTCTCCGCTTGATGAAGACTCCTATAAGCAGAGGAAAGATGAGGAGATAGAACGGTTGCTCACGGTCCTGGAAAAGCGTTGGCCTCTAATCAGGAATCATGTCAGGCATGTCGAGCTTGCTACTCCCAAGACCATTGAACGGTATACCCTGAAGAATGGGGGAGCGGTAGCTGGCCCAAAACAGATGCTAGGAAACCACATGTTCAAGCGGCTCCATATACAAACAGAGTTTTCGAATCTCTTCTGCTGTGGTGAGTCCACGGTCATGGGAACCGGAACCCCAACGGTAACAACCAGTGGTATCGCTGCAGCTAATGCGGTGTTGAAACAGCGCTCTCTTGAACCCTTTGTCTACGATAAGACACGGAAAGAGTATGTGCGACTCATCGACCCTCCCTTTACGAGGGATCTGCTTTTTGCAGAAGACTCACAAGAGCTCCGCGATATTCGGCTTACTGCCAGGCGTTGTCTTTACTGCGAGCATCCATCCTGCTCTGAGGGAACAGACTTGGATGTACCAGGAATCATGCGAAGGGTGACTGTGGGAAACTACAAAGGTGCAAAGAGAATACTAGGATCTGCGCATATGGACACGTATAAGGTACTTGAGGCTTCCTGTATCAGGGAAGAACCAGTAGATATTGATACGGTATGCTCATACCTCAAGACGATTACTTGA
- a CDS encoding tetratricopeptide repeat protein, which yields MPEKQDPLKQCIFISLPSSMERDIGDFHVDSSIKIPVQLPDGKTQIDATTEISIELIVAGMLKIIAFNWEHEHASYYRDFILAVQPDAPEELTLAAIAQEKKGNYTFAEELFLSVIRLAPQSASFINLATLYSRMAIQDSEKGEVYDLYQQKMINILHEGLEVVGEDASLYSEIGFFHLYQGNVELAGEYLDQYLELAEEGEKKKHVMNIMKDIKTKLNNDANLMQAYDAIQMNDEEKALGLLASYIKDNPKVWNAWFLKGWALRRLSRFHEAEEALVQALAWTKGSSDIYNELALCSIETGKPELAKTYLNTAVDLDDDNITLVSNLAYLHLKDGELDEARKFLEMARGIDPNDPVIIQLMKDYQNQSGEILSSPVVEELVSAEEVITQSNGEHPFSIQGKEETDDIEASFSLEDEER from the coding sequence ATGCCAGAAAAACAAGATCCTTTGAAGCAATGTATCTTTATCTCCCTCCCCTCCTCAATGGAACGAGACATTGGTGATTTTCACGTCGATAGTTCCATCAAGATTCCGGTTCAACTTCCCGATGGGAAGACCCAGATTGATGCAACGACCGAAATCTCCATTGAGCTGATTGTAGCGGGAATGTTGAAAATCATCGCTTTCAACTGGGAGCACGAACACGCATCGTACTACCGTGATTTTATACTTGCAGTTCAACCAGACGCTCCCGAGGAGCTTACCTTAGCAGCAATTGCCCAAGAAAAGAAAGGCAACTACACCTTTGCTGAAGAACTTTTCCTCTCGGTGATCCGCCTCGCACCACAAAGTGCTTCGTTCATCAACTTGGCAACTCTCTACAGCAGGATGGCTATCCAGGATAGTGAGAAAGGGGAGGTCTATGATCTCTATCAGCAGAAGATGATCAACATCCTGCATGAAGGACTGGAAGTAGTAGGTGAAGATGCCTCACTCTATAGCGAAATAGGATTCTTCCACCTTTACCAAGGGAATGTAGAACTTGCTGGGGAGTACCTTGACCAGTATCTTGAGCTTGCTGAAGAAGGCGAGAAAAAAAAGCATGTCATGAACATCATGAAAGACATTAAAACCAAGCTCAATAATGATGCAAACCTCATGCAGGCCTATGATGCAATCCAGATGAATGATGAAGAGAAAGCACTGGGACTTTTGGCATCATATATCAAGGACAATCCAAAGGTCTGGAATGCATGGTTTCTCAAAGGGTGGGCACTTAGACGCCTTTCGCGCTTCCATGAAGCTGAAGAAGCATTAGTACAAGCCCTTGCTTGGACAAAAGGAAGCAGTGACATCTATAATGAACTTGCACTCTGCAGCATTGAAACAGGGAAACCAGAACTCGCTAAGACCTACCTCAATACCGCAGTAGACCTTGATGATGATAATATTACGCTGGTGAGCAACCTCGCCTACCTCCATCTCAAGGATGGGGAACTTGATGAAGCTCGAAAGTTTCTCGAGATGGCCCGCGGCATCGACCCAAATGATCCTGTGATCATCCAGCTGATGAAGGACTACCAGAACCAGAGTGGAGAGATCCTCTCCTCCCCTGTTGTAGAAGAGCTTGTCAGCGCAGAAGAAGTCATCACACAAAGCAATGGAGAACACCCCTTCTCCATTCAAGGAAAGGAAGAGACCGACGACATTGAGGCCTCTTTTTCCCTGGAGGATGAGGAGCGATGA
- the rpmI gene encoding 50S ribosomal protein L35 → MPKMKTRKSAAKRYRVTGTGKVRYKKQGLRHILTKKSSKRKANLRATGILADMEAKRAKSMLPYA, encoded by the coding sequence ATGCCCAAGATGAAAACAAGAAAATCCGCTGCAAAGCGGTACCGTGTGACTGGAACTGGAAAGGTCCGCTATAAAAAGCAGGGTCTTCGCCATATCCTCACCAAGAAGAGCAGCAAGCGCAAGGCCAACCTGCGTGCAACTGGAATCCTAGCAGACATGGAAGCAAAACGAGCTAAATCGATGCTTCCATACGCGTAA
- a CDS encoding TatD family hydrolase, giving the protein MIDSHFHLLSIERKGIALDSLLQTMRESSMEGIDIGLEADDLTVRAERFADYPFVHLSGGIGPWGVKEGELPVEIQLETLQKQLVETNAVAIGEIGLDNHWDYGSKASQEGLLLSQIEIAEQRNLPVIFHNREADEQFITLLRSRGFSRQGVFHCFQGSEELAKLAIHKGFYLSFAGPLTYKANRGMQELFLQMPPERILLETDSPYLSPNPMRGRPNSPLNMEHIYRFAAELRGIELADLIQQVKTNFHSFLRG; this is encoded by the coding sequence ATGATTGATTCGCATTTCCATCTACTGTCCATCGAGCGAAAAGGCATTGCGTTGGATTCCCTTCTTCAAACCATGAGGGAGTCCTCCATGGAAGGTATCGATATCGGACTCGAAGCTGATGACCTGACTGTGCGAGCTGAGCGCTTTGCTGATTACCCTTTTGTGCATTTGAGTGGGGGGATCGGGCCATGGGGAGTGAAAGAGGGAGAACTACCGGTGGAAATTCAGCTGGAAACACTGCAGAAACAGCTTGTGGAAACCAACGCTGTCGCCATCGGCGAAATCGGACTGGATAACCACTGGGACTATGGGAGCAAAGCAAGCCAGGAAGGATTGCTCTTGTCACAGATTGAAATTGCAGAACAGAGAAACCTACCTGTCATCTTTCACAACCGTGAGGCAGACGAGCAGTTCATCACACTGCTCAGGAGTCGAGGGTTCTCCAGACAAGGAGTCTTTCACTGTTTCCAAGGCAGCGAGGAACTTGCAAAGCTCGCTATCCATAAAGGATTCTATCTTTCCTTCGCAGGGCCTTTAACCTACAAGGCAAACAGGGGCATGCAGGAACTCTTTTTACAGATGCCTCCAGAACGTATTCTCTTGGAGACTGACAGCCCTTATCTCAGTCCAAACCCAATGAGAGGAAGACCTAATTCTCCCTTGAATATGGAGCATATCTACCGATTTGCTGCTGAATTACGGGGTATTGAGCTCGCTGATCTTATTCAGCAAGTAAAAACAAACTTCCACTCCTTCCTTAGAGGCTGA
- a CDS encoding acyltransferase domain-containing protein, whose translation MDSNVFELDTNQLQAIEDFLLSTNFGSDHTQRVADLSASISNRDTSKTATILNDTLQIFGAIYPLALILEVEDVVKSVYTDAGIDDAVRDATLGDVRLWVDQYASQKNGAIGLDRVFWISRHLCANILRLGRLQFEPKAFGYPYQIFRDSKDDTMVIIANGGLSCDEEGYLTDDQNAVFHTSLRKDTPHITGHLVDSIQGTIERQIIRLPLQNYRLIADNQTPVLYLHIPSGSPLTPSSIDESLAMAKIYFPSLSFVVCSSWLLDPALDLVTSQDSNTRAFMHRFRKFPVEHGVPQIYERVFGFGMVEDDVLSFKATTSLQRKVQQALKNGVKFHTTGGYLTC comes from the coding sequence ATGGACAGTAATGTATTTGAACTAGACACAAACCAGCTTCAGGCTATTGAGGATTTTCTGCTATCAACAAATTTCGGTAGTGACCATACCCAGCGGGTGGCTGACCTCTCTGCCTCTATATCAAACAGAGATACCAGCAAGACTGCTACCATCTTGAACGATACACTCCAGATCTTTGGAGCAATCTATCCACTCGCACTCATCCTTGAGGTAGAGGATGTAGTCAAATCAGTGTATACCGATGCTGGGATAGACGATGCTGTAAGAGATGCTACATTGGGTGATGTACGTCTCTGGGTGGACCAGTACGCATCCCAAAAAAATGGAGCTATTGGATTAGACCGGGTGTTCTGGATCAGCAGACATCTCTGTGCAAATATCCTCCGCCTTGGTCGGTTGCAGTTTGAGCCCAAGGCATTTGGCTATCCGTATCAGATCTTCCGAGACTCAAAAGATGATACGATGGTTATCATTGCCAATGGAGGACTCTCCTGTGATGAGGAGGGGTATCTTACGGATGATCAGAATGCAGTATTTCACACCTCATTACGCAAGGATACTCCTCATATCACTGGCCATCTGGTGGATTCCATACAAGGCACAATCGAAAGACAAATAATACGGCTACCATTACAAAATTACCGCCTCATTGCCGATAACCAGACCCCTGTCCTTTATCTGCATATACCCTCCGGCAGTCCTCTCACCCCGTCATCTATTGACGAATCACTAGCTATGGCGAAGATATATTTTCCATCACTTTCATTTGTTGTTTGTTCCTCTTGGCTCCTGGACCCTGCCTTAGATTTAGTGACCAGCCAGGACAGCAACACCAGAGCGTTCATGCATCGTTTCAGAAAATTCCCGGTAGAACATGGAGTTCCTCAGATCTATGAACGGGTCTTCGGCTTTGGAATGGTTGAAGATGATGTTCTTTCTTTCAAGGCAACCACCAGCTTGCAGAGAAAGGTACAGCAAGCACTGAAAAATGGGGTAAAGTTTCATACCACAGGAGGGTATCTCACTTGTTGA
- the rplT gene encoding 50S ribosomal protein L20 produces the protein MPRAVDGTKHKDRRKKILELAKGYYGRRSTNNRVAKDAVAKAGQYAYRGRKERKRDFRKLWIARINAAVHAEGLNYSQFMHGMKLANIEINRKALSNMAIEDKAAFSALVAQVKVALEN, from the coding sequence ATGCCTAGAGCAGTAGACGGAACGAAACACAAAGACAGAAGAAAGAAGATTCTTGAGCTGGCCAAAGGTTATTATGGTCGCAGAAGCACAAACAACCGTGTTGCTAAAGACGCAGTTGCAAAGGCTGGGCAGTATGCCTATCGCGGTCGTAAAGAGCGAAAACGGGATTTCCGCAAGCTCTGGATTGCAAGAATCAACGCAGCTGTGCACGCTGAGGGTCTCAACTACTCCCAGTTCATGCATGGCATGAAACTTGCCAACATCGAGATCAACAGAAAGGCCCTCTCCAATATGGCTATTGAAGACAAGGCTGCATTCTCTGCTCTCGTTGCACAGGTCAAGGTTGCCTTGGAGAACTAA